Proteins encoded in a region of the Alosa sapidissima isolate fAloSap1 chromosome 19, fAloSap1.pri, whole genome shotgun sequence genome:
- the osr1 gene encoding protein odd-skipped-related 1, with product MGSKTLPAPVPLHPSLQLANYSLLQTSNGFQLPSDHVPSIYSFSALHAVHLHQWTLGYPPFALPRCTFSKLPGLVDARFPLPSIPLFPHLVQPNKQDSSGNGPGSTGSGSSKNKPRFDFANLAAAATQEDPLKAEDLSASAQTPHPPTLGCLLDVAKLSPERKPSRGRLPSKTKKEFVCKFCGRHFTKSYNLLIHERTHTDERPYTCDICHKAFRRQDHLRDHRYIHSKEKPFKCQECGKGFCQSRTLAVHKTLHMQVKELKPAKIK from the exons ATGGGAAGTAAGACCCTTCCAGCTCCAGTCCCGCTCCATCCATCCTTGCAGCTGGCCAACTACTCCCTTCTGCAGACGTCCAACGGCTTCCAGCTCCCGTCGGACCACGTGCCCAGCATCTACAGTTTCAGTGCCCTGCACGCCGTACACCTGCATCAGTGGACTCTGGGCTACCCGCCCTTTGCCCTGCCCCGCTGCACTTTCTCCAAGCTTCCTGGCTTGGTAGATGCCCGGTTTCCCCtgccctccatccctctctttccacaCCTGGTCCAGCCAAACAAGCAGGACTCCTCGGGGAACGGCCCTGGCAGCACTGGCAGCGGTTCCTCCAAGAACAAGCCCCGGTTCGACTTTGCCAACCTGGCAGCTGCTGCAACCCAGGAGGACCCCCTGAAGGCGGAGGATCTGAGTGCCAGCGCGCAGACGCCCCATCCGCCCACACTGGGCTGCCTGCTGGACGTGGCCAAGCTCTCCCCGGAGAGGAAGCCCAGCCGAGGGCGCCTGCCGTCCAAGACCAAGAAGGAGTTTGTGTGCAAGTTCTGCGGACGTCATTTCACAAAGTCCTACAACCTGCTGATTcacgagcgcacacacacagacgagagGCCATACACCTGCGACATCTGCCACAAAGCCTTCCGGCGACAGGATCACTTGAGAGATCACAG ATACATTCACTCAAAAGAGAAGCCTTTTAAATGCCAAGAGTGCGGGAAGGGATTCTGTCAGTCGAGGACGCTGGCGGTCCACAAAACATTGCACATGCAGGTCAAGGAGCTGAAGCCTGCCAAGATAAAGTGA